TCGACGACAAAAGGGTAAGCTCCGATTATAAGAAGCCCATAGAAGAGATTAGCGACAGCGCCCGGATTGTAAGAATCCGCTGCGGCGGGAAACGGTATATGCGCAAGGAGCTGCTCTGGCCTCACCTTTCGGAGTTTGTCGACAATGTGGTGCGTTTCAATAAAAAAGAGAACATAACGCCGGATCTGCTTCACGGCCATTACGCCGATGCGGGGTACGTAGCCCGTCAATTGTCCAAACTGATCGGCACCCCCTATGTGTTCACCGGTCACTCGCTGGGGCGTTCCAAAAAGAATTCGCTCTCCAACAAGGGAATGACCCAAAAGCAGATGGTTGAGAAATTTAATATCAATGAGCGGATCCAGGCAGAGGAGGATATCCTCAGAACTGCCGCCCATGTAATCGTGAGCACGCATCACGAAATCGAAAAACAGTACAAGCTGTATGATAATTTCGATAAAGCGGCCTTCACGGTTATCCCTCCCGGTATTGATGTGGAAAAATTTTATCCCTACTACTACGACCACGACGAAAATTTCCAAAAGCCGGAATCCTGTCTGCAGGCGCGTGACAAGATGGAGCAGGAGTTCGCACGGTTTTACTACAACAGCGACAAACCGCTGATTCTCACTATTTGCCGGCCGGACAGCCGCAAGAACATTCAGGGACTGATCACCGCCTACGGCGAAAACAAGGAGTTGCAGGCCATCGCCAACCTCGCAGTATTTGCCGGAATCCGGAAGGATATCGACAACCTCGATGACAATGAAAAGGAGGTGCTTACCGAGATGCTCCTGCTCATGGACAAGTACGATCTCTACGGCAAGATGGCACTTCCAAAAAAGCATGATCCGACCAACGAGGTACCGGAGCTGTTCCGGATTGCCGCCGATCGCAAGGGTGTGTTCGTCAATTCCGCCTTTTCGGAGCCTTTCGGCATCACTCTGATCGAGGCGGCATCGGCCGGAGTACCGATTGTAGGTCCGGATGACGGTGGTCCGCAGGATATCGTAAAGAACTGCCAAAACGGGATACTGGTAGACACCAGCGACAGCACCGCCCTGGGCAACGCCATCAAGTCTGTGCTGATCGATGAGGAGAAATGGCGGGAATACTCCAACAACGGAGTTAATGGTGTACGGGAACACTATTCCTGGACCGCACACGCCGATACCTTCCTGAAATCAGTGGATGATGTAATTGGCGACCACGCCAAATCCACAAAAAAGCATGGTATATCACAGGCCCCCGGATGGCGTTTTGCCGACCTGGAGAAAATGCTCATCACCGATATCGACGACACACTTGTCGGCGACGATGACGCGCTCGAAGCATTCATCGAAGTCATGGAGAAAAACCGGGAGTACGTGGGCTTTGGCGTAGCAACCGGACGCAGCCTGGAACTGGTAGAGGAGATCCTCAAGGAGAAAAACATCCCCACCCCGGATGTGATTATATCGTCGGTCGGTACCGAGATCTACTATGGCCCCGACCTCGACAACCTCAGTCAGGATTCCGGATGGCGCAATCACATCTCCTACCAGTGGAAACCCGACCGCATCAAAGAGGTGCTTTCACAATTCGATTTTCTGACTCCGCAGAACCGGGACGGGGAGCGCGATTTCAAGCTCAGCTTCAATATGAACCCCAATGACGACAACCTCGCCAAGGTTCATCAAAAGCTGACCGAAAAAAATCTTCGCTACCAGCTGATCTACTCTCACGGCGCGTATCTGGACATCCTTCCATTGCGTGCATCCAAGGGCAAGGCAATTCAGTATCTTGGAAAAAAATGGGACATCCCCCCGGAAAGAACATTGGTTTCCGGCGATTCGGGCAATGACTACGAAATGCTCTATGGCAAACGCCTTGCGGTGGTGGTCGGTAACCACGCGCCGGAAATTGAACGCCTGCGGGGCAACCGGCGCGTCTATTTCGCCGACAGCAACTATGCGGCCGGAATCATTGAGGGCGTCAGGCACTACCGCTTTATGGACACGGAAAAGTGATGCCGGTCACACACCGGACTATTTCACGTAGGTCATGCGTTTGGTGAATGTCCGTTCGCCTGCCTGCAGCCGGTACAGGTAGATTCCGCTGGACAGGCCGGTCGGCTCAAAAGTTTGAATATGTTCGCCGCCGGGCATGGGACGGTCGATGAGCGTCTGGATGTGGCGGCCCGTGATATCAAAAACTTCGAGCGTCACATGAACCTGCTCCTGTAGTGAAAACCGAATCCTTGTCGACGGATTGAAGGGATTCGGATAATTTTGCTCGAGGCGTGTACGGAGCGGGACTTCCTCCGGTTCCTCCACGGAAGATGCAGACAGCGCGAGGGCGTCCACGGTGATATTGTTGAAACGATGGTTCCCGCTTTCATTATCGGGTTCGGAACCGGGTCCGCTCGCCGTAATCCGAATGGCGAAATTCGGATTGTCGCCAACCTCCTCCATTTCGGAAAAGTCGTATTCGTGCAGGATGTAGTTTTCACCGACCTGCACCGATGCGTGTTTCAGTCCGTCGGACACAAAATTCTCTCCATCAATGGAGTAGGCGATATCCTGATTCAGGGCTCCATTTGAGGTTCGTTTCACGGCATAACGGAACACCACATCGGAATAGCCGGTTGTCGGCAGCCTGAGGGTAAATGGGCCGGAGGGGTTGCGCAAGCGCAGGGCCCGGTCGGATTCCTCCTCATAGGGGATGGAGCGTGCGTTGAACGGAGTCGGGGCGTTCACACGGTCCCAGCGGGCCCCGTCATAGCGGATGGTAGCACCGGCGACGGTACTGTGTCCGCCGACAATGCCGCCCGCACTGATGTCTATGCCAAGCGGAAAGGTAAATTCGCCGTTATCCGGATCGTCCGGGTTGGGGATGTCATTGAACTCCCAAAGGTGGATGAGGCTGCGATCCGGCCCGTCATCGATCCATCTGCCGTCGAGGGTGACATTGTTGATTCGCTGGTTGCCACTGTCATTTCCGGGGTCGGATCCGGCGCCGGTCATGGTGATCCGGATCCTGAAATCAGGATTATCATCCACGCCCGCGATTCCGGAAAAATCAAATTCCACCCATTTGTACTGGTCCTCATTGACCTGTACGAGGTTACCCGACAATCCTTCATCGGTATACGTTTCGCCGCCGTCAACAGAGTACTCCACCAGCTGATCACGCGCTCCGTTGGAGGTCCGGCTGACAGCATAACGGAAAACCACATCACGGTAACCGGATGTCGGCAGGAACAGGTGCAGGGAACCGGCCGGATTTCTGAGCCTCAGGGCGCGGTCATCGTCCTCTTCATACGGCTGTTCGCGGGCGTTAAGTGGCGTAGGGTCATTGACCCGGTCCCAGCGGGCTCCGTCATACATAAGAAAGGCGCCGTACCGCCGGCTGGAAACGTCCATAAGCAGCGTCGTGGCGATGGCAAAATTGGAATCGTTGGGAATCTCGTTGAAGTTCCAGTGGTGAATCAGGATTTCATCTTCCGCCTGCACGATTGCGCCTTGGGTGGATTGGAAATTTGGATTCGAAAAAGCAGACGAATTGCCATTTCCGCCAGTCGGCTCCCCGGCCTGAATCACGCCGGCTCCCGCGCCAAGAGTGATACACGCGGTAATCAGCATCAAACGGATAGCATTATAAAAAAAATGGTAGCGGGTTTTCATCATGGCAAATAATCCTGAAAGTGAAGTTCAGTATGAATGGTTCGTGCTCCGATGCGCTTGTGGCAATGTTCCGTGCGGAATCAAAAACACAACATGATCTAATATGGAATCTGGAGCGGTAACGGGCTGCCCGGCGGCTGCAGTATTGATGACCGAAAATATAACAAGCCTGTGAACCCTATGCCATCCGTTTACGCTCATTCGGATCCCGGTACTTCTTGCGGACCCGGAAGCTCACGGGTGTCACTTCCAGCAGCTCATCATCGTCGATGAATTCCATATACTGTTCCAGGCTCAACTTTCTGGCGGTTGCGATTTTAACGCTGTCCGCACTTTGGGAAGCCCGGTGGTTGGTCAGGTTCTTTTTCTTGACGACGTTGACGATCATGTCGTCACTGCGGTTGTTGATACCAACTACCTGCCCCATATAGACGGGATCCCCCGGGTTCACAATAAACTGCCCGCGGTCCTGGAGTCCTTCCAGGGCGTATTGTGTGACGCCTCCGTTATCAAGGGCAATCAGCACTCCGTTGGCCCGGCCCGGGATATCGCCTTTGTAGGGCTCGTAGGTATCGAATTGCTGATGGATCATTGCCGTGCCGCGGGTCTCGGTCATGATATCGCCACGGAAGCCGATCAGTCCGCGTGACGGAACCCGGAACTCCAGTCGGGTCATTTCCATCTCCTGCGACATGCTGTTCAGGGCTCCCTTCCTGCTCATCAGAATTTCAATCACACGGCTGCTGTACTGTTCTTCCACCGTTACAATCACCTCCTCAACCGGCTCGTGCATCACGCCATCCACTTCGTGCATGAGCACTTCCGGGCGCGATACGGCAAACTCGTACCCTTCACGCCGCATGGTTTCCACAAGAATGGCCAGCTGCAGCTCACCACGTCCAGACACCTTGAAGATATCGGGGTTATCGGTGGTATCCACCCGCAGCGATACATTGGTACGCAGCTCTTTCATGAGCCGGTCCTTAATCATGTTGGAGGTGACATATTTGCCCTCCTGTCCGGCAAACGGAGAGTCGTTTACCCGGAAATACATGGCGATGGTAGGCTTGTCGATATCGTAGTAGGGAACGGGAGCCGGATCCTGTTCCGATGCCATCGAATCTCCGATTTCGGTATTTTCGTATCCGGCCAACGCGGCCACATCCCCGGCTTCGACCCGGTCGACGGCCACCTTTTCCAGTCCGGCATACGTAAAAAGTTTTGTGATACGGGACTTTTCCTTGACCTTACCGTCGCGGCTCACCAGCAGAATCGGCTGGTTGCGTTCCACGGCTCCCTGCTCAATCCGCCCAATGGCGATACGCCCGACGTAATCATTCCACTCCACGTTGGAAACCAGCATCTTGAACGGTTTTTCAACCGGCCTCTCCGGTTCGGGAACATTCGATACGATTACATCGAACAGCGGAGCCAGGTCTTCGTTGGTATCGGTGAGGTTGGTGCGGGCGAATCCCTTGATGCCGACCGCGTAAAGCACCGGAAAATCGAGCTGCTCGTCGGTGGCGTCCAGGCTTACAAAGAGGTCAAATACTTCGTTTACCACCTCATCGGGACGGGCGTCGTGGCGATCGATCTTGTTGATCAGCACAATAGGGCGATATCCCAGGGCAAGGGACTTGCGAAGAACGAAACGGGTTTGCGGCAGCGGGCCTTCGGCGGCATCCACCAGCAGGATCACTCCATTGACCATCTTGAGGATACGCTCCACCTCTCCCCCGAAATCAGCGTGACCGGGAGTGTCGACAATATTGATTTTGGTGCCATGCCAGTTTACAGCCGTGTTCTTGGCCATAATGGTGATTCCGCGTTCTCTCTCCAGCGCGTTGGAGTCCATCACCCGTTCCATAACTTCCTGGTTCTCCCGAAAGGTGCCGCTCTGCATGAGCATCTGGTCAACCAGGGTCGTCTTGCCGTGATCAACGTGGGCAATGATGGCAATGTTTCTGATGGGTTGGTTCATAGCGTTCTCCAATAGTGGCGTCCGGAGGCGTTTCGAGCGCCCGTTTATAATCGTTGTCGTTCGTGGCACAATGTGATAGCCGGCGAAGAAACCGGTTGCCGTCACACTGCAGGGCAGGTTTGGCAGTGCCGATGCCGGACAATTTGGTGGTGCGACTGGCGGCCGGCAAAGTCCTGTAAGCCTCAATAATTTGAAGCTTGGTAAGATATGGATTTTCCAGGACTCAAACCCGGAATATTGTCTCCGGATGTTTTTTTCTGGCAGCCCCTGATGACATAGCCGGGGTCGTGAACATTAGACATCTGAACTTTTGCCGGGTTCTGTTCTTTCACGGAATCTTGCGGCAGCAGAGGCGTCAAAGTCGAAGATACGGGCACGGGACACGGTCGGCATGGGCCCGTACAATGGCCCATCAAGCCGCAAAAAACCGTTTCCAAATTTTGCTTGATATATTACCCGGATTTTATTTACATTACAAGTAAGCGCTTACATATACGTGTATCATGCAAAGACAATCTGACGGTCCGACTCACCGTTGAAGGTTACCTGGAACATGAGTGACATGATATGCGGCTTAACAATAAAATAAACGAGGATACAACCATGAGTAACAAGATACTGCGTATGTTTTT
The sequence above is drawn from the Balneolales bacterium ANBcel1 genome and encodes:
- a CDS encoding HAD-IIB family hydrolase, which codes for MSSEDKKKQPTKKNNQLHLQLFSIHGLIRGENLELGRDADTGGQTKYVVELAKALGDLERVKQVDLVTRLIDDKRVSSDYKKPIEEISDSARIVRIRCGGKRYMRKELLWPHLSEFVDNVVRFNKKENITPDLLHGHYADAGYVARQLSKLIGTPYVFTGHSLGRSKKNSLSNKGMTQKQMVEKFNINERIQAEEDILRTAAHVIVSTHHEIEKQYKLYDNFDKAAFTVIPPGIDVEKFYPYYYDHDENFQKPESCLQARDKMEQEFARFYYNSDKPLILTICRPDSRKNIQGLITAYGENKELQAIANLAVFAGIRKDIDNLDDNEKEVLTEMLLLMDKYDLYGKMALPKKHDPTNEVPELFRIAADRKGVFVNSAFSEPFGITLIEAASAGVPIVGPDDGGPQDIVKNCQNGILVDTSDSTALGNAIKSVLIDEEKWREYSNNGVNGVREHYSWTAHADTFLKSVDDVIGDHAKSTKKHGISQAPGWRFADLEKMLITDIDDTLVGDDDALEAFIEVMEKNREYVGFGVATGRSLELVEEILKEKNIPTPDVIISSVGTEIYYGPDLDNLSQDSGWRNHISYQWKPDRIKEVLSQFDFLTPQNRDGERDFKLSFNMNPNDDNLAKVHQKLTEKNLRYQLIYSHGAYLDILPLRASKGKAIQYLGKKWDIPPERTLVSGDSGNDYEMLYGKRLAVVVGNHAPEIERLRGNRRVYFADSNYAAGIIEGVRHYRFMDTEK
- the typA gene encoding translational GTPase TypA; translation: MNQPIRNIAIIAHVDHGKTTLVDQMLMQSGTFRENQEVMERVMDSNALERERGITIMAKNTAVNWHGTKINIVDTPGHADFGGEVERILKMVNGVILLVDAAEGPLPQTRFVLRKSLALGYRPIVLINKIDRHDARPDEVVNEVFDLFVSLDATDEQLDFPVLYAVGIKGFARTNLTDTNEDLAPLFDVIVSNVPEPERPVEKPFKMLVSNVEWNDYVGRIAIGRIEQGAVERNQPILLVSRDGKVKEKSRITKLFTYAGLEKVAVDRVEAGDVAALAGYENTEIGDSMASEQDPAPVPYYDIDKPTIAMYFRVNDSPFAGQEGKYVTSNMIKDRLMKELRTNVSLRVDTTDNPDIFKVSGRGELQLAILVETMRREGYEFAVSRPEVLMHEVDGVMHEPVEEVIVTVEEQYSSRVIEILMSRKGALNSMSQEMEMTRLEFRVPSRGLIGFRGDIMTETRGTAMIHQQFDTYEPYKGDIPGRANGVLIALDNGGVTQYALEGLQDRGQFIVNPGDPVYMGQVVGINNRSDDMIVNVVKKKNLTNHRASQSADSVKIATARKLSLEQYMEFIDDDELLEVTPVSFRVRKKYRDPNERKRMA
- a CDS encoding T9SS type A sorting domain-containing protein; protein product: MMKTRYHFFYNAIRLMLITACITLGAGAGVIQAGEPTGGNGNSSAFSNPNFQSTQGAIVQAEDEILIHHWNFNEIPNDSNFAIATTLLMDVSSRRYGAFLMYDGARWDRVNDPTPLNAREQPYEEDDDRALRLRNPAGSLHLFLPTSGYRDVVFRYAVSRTSNGARDQLVEYSVDGGETYTDEGLSGNLVQVNEDQYKWVEFDFSGIAGVDDNPDFRIRITMTGAGSDPGNDSGNQRINNVTLDGRWIDDGPDRSLIHLWEFNDIPNPDDPDNGEFTFPLGIDISAGGIVGGHSTVAGATIRYDGARWDRVNAPTPFNARSIPYEEESDRALRLRNPSGPFTLRLPTTGYSDVVFRYAVKRTSNGALNQDIAYSIDGENFVSDGLKHASVQVGENYILHEYDFSEMEEVGDNPNFAIRITASGPGSEPDNESGNHRFNNITVDALALSASSVEEPEEVPLRTRLEQNYPNPFNPSTRIRFSLQEQVHVTLEVFDITGRHIQTLIDRPMPGGEHIQTFEPTGLSSGIYLYRLQAGERTFTKRMTYVK